A window from Citrobacter amalonaticus encodes these proteins:
- a CDS encoding MurR/RpiR family transcriptional regulator, translating into MNMLEKIQSQLEHLSKSERKVADVIIASPERTIHCSIATLAQEANVSEPTVNRFCRSMETRGFPDFKLHLAQSLANGTPYVNRNVDEDDSVESYTGKIFESAMASLDHVRQSLDKSAINRAVDLLTQAKKIAFFGLGSSAAVAHDAMNKFFRFNVPVIYSDDVVLQRMSCMNCSDDDVVVLISHTGRTKSLVELAQLARDNDAMVIALTSADTPLAREATLAITLDVPEDTDIYMPMVSRLAQLTVIDVLATGFTLRRGAKFRDNLKRVKEALKESRFDKELLIKSNDR; encoded by the coding sequence ATGAATATGCTGGAAAAGATCCAGTCTCAACTGGAACATTTGAGCAAATCTGAACGCAAAGTCGCCGATGTCATCATCGCCTCACCCGAGCGGACCATCCATTGCAGTATTGCCACGCTTGCGCAGGAAGCCAACGTCAGTGAACCGACGGTGAACCGTTTTTGTCGCAGCATGGAAACCCGGGGCTTCCCCGATTTTAAACTGCATCTGGCACAAAGTCTGGCAAATGGTACCCCTTATGTTAATCGTAATGTGGATGAAGATGACAGTGTCGAATCCTATACGGGCAAGATTTTCGAATCCGCGATGGCCAGTCTTGACCACGTTCGCCAGTCGCTGGACAAATCGGCGATCAACCGCGCGGTGGATTTACTGACGCAGGCCAAGAAAATCGCTTTCTTTGGCCTGGGGTCGTCCGCCGCCGTCGCCCATGATGCCATGAACAAGTTTTTCCGTTTCAACGTTCCGGTTATCTACTCCGACGACGTCGTTTTGCAACGGATGAGCTGTATGAATTGTAGTGACGATGACGTGGTCGTGCTGATTTCGCATACCGGTCGCACCAAGAGTCTGGTCGAACTGGCGCAGCTTGCACGTGATAACGATGCCATGGTGATCGCGTTAACCTCCGCTGATACGCCGCTGGCGCGTGAAGCCACGCTGGCAATTACGCTCGATGTGCCGGAAGATACTGACATTTATATGCCCATGGTCTCTCGACTTGCGCAGTTGACCGTGATAGATGTGCTGGCTACGGGATTTACTTTGCGCCGTGGGGCAAAATTCAGAGATAACTTGAAGCGTGTCAAAGAAGCGCTCAAGGAATCGCGTTTTGATAAAGAACTGCTCATCAAGAGTAATGACCGCTAA